The Pseudomonas azadiae genome contains a region encoding:
- the fahA gene encoding fumarylacetoacetase: protein MMQPTLTRSWVASANGHTDFPLQNLPLGVFSINGSAPRSGVAIGDSILDLQAAIDAFDGEALRAVEATAGGQLNRFFELGRGPRVALRERLLELLAEGSTLQTREAQVLHRAADCQMHLPAKINDYTDFYVGIEHAQNVGKLFRPDNPLLPNYKYVPIGYHGRASTIRTSGANVRRPKGQTLPAGQTEPTFGPCARLDYELELGIWIGPGNDMGDSIAIGDAADHIAGFCLLNDWSARDIQAWEYQPLGPFLSKSFITTISPWVVTAEALAPFRKAQPPRPEGDPQPLPYLLDQRDQAAGALDIELEVLLTTAAMREQNLPAHRLALSNSLHMYWTVAQLVAHHSVNGCQLQAGDLFGSGTLSGPQAGQFGSLLEMTEGGKKVLELPSGEVRKFLEDGDEIILRARCSREGFASIGFGECRGTVVAAR from the coding sequence ATGATGCAGCCAACCCTTACCCGCAGCTGGGTAGCCTCCGCCAATGGCCATACCGATTTTCCGTTGCAGAATTTGCCGCTGGGGGTATTCAGCATCAACGGTTCGGCACCGCGCAGTGGTGTGGCGATTGGCGATTCGATCCTCGATCTTCAAGCGGCGATCGACGCGTTCGACGGCGAAGCCCTGCGTGCTGTTGAAGCGACTGCCGGCGGCCAACTGAACCGCTTTTTCGAACTGGGCCGTGGTCCACGTGTGGCCTTGCGCGAGCGCCTGCTGGAACTGCTGGCCGAAGGCAGCACGTTGCAGACGCGTGAGGCGCAGGTGCTGCACCGTGCCGCCGATTGCCAGATGCACCTGCCGGCGAAGATCAATGACTACACCGACTTCTACGTGGGTATCGAACACGCGCAGAACGTCGGCAAACTGTTCCGCCCCGACAACCCTTTGCTGCCCAACTACAAGTACGTGCCGATTGGCTACCACGGCCGCGCTTCGACCATTCGTACCTCCGGCGCCAATGTGCGTCGTCCCAAAGGCCAGACCCTGCCCGCCGGCCAGACCGAACCGACGTTTGGCCCGTGCGCACGCCTGGACTACGAACTGGAGCTGGGTATCTGGATCGGCCCGGGAAATGACATGGGCGATTCGATTGCCATCGGTGATGCGGCCGATCATATCGCCGGTTTCTGCCTGCTCAATGACTGGTCGGCGCGGGATATCCAGGCGTGGGAATACCAGCCGCTGGGGCCGTTCCTGTCGAAAAGCTTCATCACCACGATTTCGCCCTGGGTCGTCACGGCTGAAGCCTTGGCGCCGTTCCGCAAGGCGCAACCGCCACGGCCTGAAGGTGATCCGCAACCGCTGCCGTACCTGCTGGATCAACGTGACCAGGCCGCCGGTGCCCTGGATATCGAGCTGGAAGTACTGCTGACCACCGCCGCGATGCGCGAACAGAACCTGCCGGCCCATCGCCTGGCCCTGAGCAACAGCCTGCACATGTACTGGACCGTCGCACAGCTGGTGGCGCACCACAGCGTCAACGGCTGCCAGTTGCAGGCCGGCGATCTGTTTGGCTCGGGCACCTTGTCCGGCCCGCAGGCCGGGCAGTTCGGCAGCCTGCTGGAAATGACCGAAGGCGGTAAAAAAGTGCTGGAGTTGCCATCCGGTGAAGTGCGCAAGTTCCTCGAGGACGGCGACGAAATCATCCTGCGCGCCCGTTGCAGTCGCGAGGGTTTTGCCTCCATCGGCTTCGGCGAATGCCGCGGCACCGTGGTCGCGGCGCGTTAA
- the hmgA gene encoding homogentisate 1,2-dioxygenase — translation MNLEYLSGFGNEFASEALPGALPVGQNSPQKAPYGLYTELFSGTAFTMPRSEARRTWLYRIQPSANHPAFVKLERQLAGGALGAVTPNRLRWNPLDMPSEPTDFIDGLVGMVANSGAETPSGISIYHYRANRSMQRVFFNADGELLIVPEHGRLRVATELGVLDVEPLEIVVLPRGLKFRVELLDPQARGYVAENHGAPLRLPDLGPIGSNGLANPRDFLTPVAHYEDLKQPTTLVQKFLGQLWACELDHSPLNVVAWHGNNVPYKYDLRRFNTIGTVSFDHPDPSIFTVLTSPTSVHGLANLDFVIFPPRWMVAENTFRPPWFHRNLMNEYMGLIQGAYDAKAEGFVPGGASLHSCMSAHGPDGETCTKAINAELAPHKIDNTMAFMFETSQVLRPTQFALECAQLQTTYDACWASLPATFNPNRR, via the coding sequence ATGAACCTCGAATACCTGTCGGGCTTCGGCAATGAATTTGCCAGCGAAGCCTTGCCCGGCGCATTGCCGGTCGGCCAGAACTCCCCGCAAAAAGCGCCTTACGGGCTGTACACCGAACTGTTCTCCGGCACCGCCTTTACCATGCCGCGCAGCGAAGCCCGTCGTACCTGGCTGTACCGCATCCAGCCGTCGGCCAATCACCCGGCGTTCGTCAAGCTTGAGCGCCAGTTGGCCGGTGGGGCGTTAGGTGCGGTGACCCCCAACCGCTTGCGCTGGAACCCGTTGGATATGCCGAGTGAACCGACGGACTTTATCGACGGCCTTGTAGGAATGGTCGCCAACTCAGGGGCGGAAACACCCTCAGGCATCAGCATCTACCACTACCGCGCCAACCGTTCGATGCAGCGTGTGTTCTTCAACGCCGACGGCGAGTTACTGATCGTCCCCGAGCATGGCCGCCTGCGCGTTGCAACTGAACTGGGTGTGCTCGACGTGGAGCCGTTGGAGATCGTTGTATTGCCGCGCGGCCTCAAATTTCGGGTGGAACTGCTGGACCCGCAGGCCCGTGGTTACGTTGCCGAGAACCACGGCGCGCCGCTGCGCCTGCCGGACCTGGGCCCCATCGGCAGCAACGGCCTGGCCAACCCGCGCGACTTTCTCACGCCAGTGGCCCACTACGAAGACCTGAAACAACCTACGACGCTGGTGCAGAAATTCCTCGGCCAACTCTGGGCCTGCGAACTCGACCATTCGCCGCTCAACGTTGTCGCCTGGCATGGCAACAACGTGCCGTACAAATACGACCTGCGCCGTTTCAACACAATTGGCACCGTCAGTTTCGATCACCCGGACCCGTCGATCTTCACCGTGTTGACCTCGCCCACCAGCGTGCACGGCTTGGCCAACCTCGACTTCGTGATCTTCCCGCCGCGCTGGATGGTGGCTGAGAACACCTTTCGCCCGCCGTGGTTCCACCGCAACCTGATGAACGAATACATGGGCCTGATCCAGGGCGCCTACGACGCCAAGGCCGAAGGCTTCGTGCCCGGCGGCGCGTCGCTGCACAGCTGCATGAGCGCCCACGGCCCGGACGGCGAGACGTGCACCAAAGCCATTAACGCCGAGCTGGCGCCGCACAAGATCGATAACACCATGGCCTTCATGTTCGAGACCAGCCAAGTGCTGCGTCCCACGCAGTTCGCCCTGGAATGCGCGCAGCTGCAAACCACTTATGACGCGTGCTGGGCCTCGCTGCCTGCCACCTTCAACCCGAACCGGAGATAA
- a CDS encoding IclR family transcriptional regulator, giving the protein MEKPRDTGKQKVRSAEVGTDILKALAELSPATSLSRLAEHVQMPASKVHRYLQALIASGFAEQNPATNHYGLGREALRVGLAALGSMDVLKVGALPLAELRDELNETCFLAVWGNQGATVVQIEPAVRAVTVVTQLGSVLPLLSSSTGLVFSAFLPTRETVELREREIQAGLAHALADDQAYATTCEQIRARGLHFVHGLLMPGVDALSAPVFNASGQVAAVMTVVGPTSLFHADEDGPAAQRLLAATRAVSWRMGYQP; this is encoded by the coding sequence ATGGAAAAGCCCCGCGACACCGGTAAACAGAAAGTCCGCTCGGCCGAAGTGGGCACCGACATCCTCAAGGCCCTGGCCGAACTGTCGCCCGCCACGTCACTGTCGCGCCTGGCCGAGCATGTGCAGATGCCGGCGAGCAAGGTGCACCGGTATTTGCAGGCACTGATTGCCTCAGGCTTTGCCGAGCAGAACCCCGCCACCAACCATTACGGCCTGGGCCGCGAAGCCTTGCGCGTGGGCCTGGCGGCGCTGGGCAGCATGGACGTACTGAAAGTCGGCGCCCTGCCCCTGGCGGAGCTGCGGGATGAGTTGAATGAAACGTGCTTTTTGGCGGTGTGGGGCAACCAGGGCGCGACCGTGGTGCAGATCGAGCCGGCGGTGCGCGCGGTGACGGTGGTGACGCAGCTGGGTTCGGTGCTGCCGCTGCTCAGCTCGTCCACCGGGCTGGTGTTCAGCGCCTTCCTGCCGACCCGGGAAACCGTCGAATTGCGTGAGCGGGAAATCCAGGCCGGTCTCGCTCACGCGCTGGCCGACGATCAGGCCTACGCCACCACGTGCGAACAGATTCGCGCCCGTGGCCTGCATTTTGTGCATGGTCTGTTGATGCCCGGTGTGGATGCGCTGTCGGCACCGGTGTTCAACGCCAGCGGGCAGGTGGCGGCGGTGATGACGGTGGTCGGCCCCACCTCATTGTTCCATGCCGATGAAGACGGTCCGGCGGCGCAGCGTTTGCTGGCAGCGACCCGGGCCGTGAGCTGGCGGATGGGTTATCAGCCTTGA
- the dacB gene encoding D-alanyl-D-alanine carboxypeptidase/D-alanyl-D-alanine endopeptidase, which translates to MHFGRWLHLLCFVFLLGGCASVSRTSTPAILDQLLADPALQGATVSLTVRDVRTGNTLYQHNPRTRLVPASNLKLLTTAAAMDVLGPQYRFSTQLLSNGTQQGERLSGNLYLRGLGDPTLQFADYQALAAQLASQGVRQVQGDLVFDDTWFDAERLGVDWAQDDESTYYGAQISALTVSPNADFDAGTLIVTAKAPVGLGQPVSVQVFPSTDYVQISNRAVSGSGDTYSITRQHGTNLLQLTGALAPGQQRREWVSVWEPTQLVANLFEQALAQQGIKVLGRRVIGGTSPANATVLAEHRSAPLQALITPLLKLSNNTMSEALLKAMGRQTANAGTAQAGVAAVAAFMKRQGLDPATLSQVDGSGLSRRNLVSSQNLSDLLLATARQPWFDAWYNALPIAGNADRMTGGSLRYRLRGTTAENNLHGKTGSMAGVSSLSGYLTDAEGRRLVFSMISNNYLNDAAPIRALEDRVAVALASWHR; encoded by the coding sequence ATGCACTTTGGACGATGGCTACACCTGCTGTGCTTTGTTTTTTTGCTCGGCGGCTGCGCCAGCGTTTCGCGAACCTCCACCCCGGCGATCCTCGATCAGTTGCTGGCCGATCCGGCGCTGCAAGGCGCCACCGTCTCCCTGACGGTGCGCGACGTCCGCACCGGCAACACGCTTTACCAGCACAACCCGCGCACGCGCCTGGTTCCCGCGTCCAACCTCAAATTGCTGACCACGGCGGCAGCGATGGATGTGCTGGGCCCGCAGTACCGGTTCTCCACGCAACTGTTGAGCAACGGCACACAGCAAGGCGAGCGCCTGAGCGGCAATCTGTACCTGCGCGGCCTGGGCGACCCGACCCTGCAGTTCGCCGATTACCAGGCGCTGGCGGCACAACTGGCGAGTCAGGGCGTGCGCCAAGTGCAAGGCGACCTGGTGTTCGACGACACCTGGTTCGACGCTGAGCGCCTGGGGGTCGATTGGGCGCAGGACGACGAAAGCACCTACTACGGCGCGCAGATTTCCGCGCTGACCGTGTCGCCCAATGCGGATTTCGATGCCGGTACCCTGATCGTCACCGCCAAGGCGCCGGTTGGGCTTGGTCAGCCTGTGAGTGTCCAGGTCTTTCCTTCCACCGATTACGTGCAGATCAGCAATCGTGCGGTCAGCGGCTCGGGCGACACCTACAGCATCACCCGCCAGCACGGCACCAACCTGCTGCAACTCACGGGCGCGCTGGCGCCGGGCCAGCAACGCCGGGAGTGGGTCAGTGTGTGGGAACCCACGCAACTGGTGGCCAATCTGTTTGAACAGGCGTTGGCGCAGCAGGGCATCAAGGTGCTGGGCCGGCGCGTGATCGGCGGGACAAGCCCGGCCAACGCGACGGTCCTGGCAGAGCACCGGTCAGCGCCGTTGCAGGCACTGATCACGCCACTGCTCAAACTCTCCAACAACACCATGTCTGAAGCGCTGCTCAAGGCCATGGGGCGCCAGACTGCCAATGCGGGCACCGCCCAGGCAGGCGTGGCGGCGGTGGCGGCGTTCATGAAACGCCAGGGGCTGGACCCGGCGACACTGAGCCAAGTGGACGGTTCGGGCTTGTCCCGGCGCAACCTGGTGTCTTCACAAAACCTGAGCGACCTGCTGTTGGCGACCGCCCGGCAACCCTGGTTCGACGCCTGGTACAACGCCTTGCCGATTGCCGGCAACGCGGACCGCATGACCGGCGGCAGCCTGCGCTATCGCTTGCGCGGGACAACCGCCGAAAACAACCTGCACGGCAAGACCGGCTCCATGGCCGGGGTGTCGTCGTTGAGCGGCTACCTCACCGATGCCGAGGGGCGGCGCTTGGTGTTCTCGATGATCAGCAACAATTACCTGAACGACGCTGCGCCGATCCGTGCCCTGGAAGATCGCGTAGCCGTGGCCCTCGCGAGCTGGCACCGGTGA
- a CDS encoding TonB-dependent siderophore receptor: MKSTAGGWVKQWLGASVLAVSGLALLPLSVAQAQTQQNAQFTFAQAAKPLPQALSDFSRVTGISVIYTDEAPYGLNAPAVSGQMSAPQALQRLLGNSGFTFRQIDARTLALEPVPTEGAVNLGATTISGVGQQAQDSTSYQPPPTSSVMRSRAPLLETPQTVNVVPAQVLRDQTPRNLDDALGNISGITQANTLASTQDAVMLRGFGDNRNGSIMRDGMPVVQGRALNATAERVEVLKGPSSLLYGIQDPGGVVNIVSKKPELVQSTALTVRGSTFGDGKNGSGGSLDTTGPIGDSGLAYRLIVDHEDEDYWRNFGTHRETLVAPSLAWFGDSTQLLFAYEHREFLSPFDRGTAIDKSNHPLDIPSTRRLDEPFNNMEGRSDLYRFEADHDLNDDWKAHFGYSWNRETYDASQVRVSAVNTNGTLTRRMDGTQGAITTDRFTTASLEGKVNVFGLQNDLVFGLDDEYRKIYRADLIRQNSRGPFNYNNPVYGNEVAGTTVSAADSAQTDLLRSDSLFFQDAIHLTDQWIFVAGARYQMYDQYAGKGVPFKANTDGNGQAWVPRAGLVYRYTDELSFYGSYTESFKPNSTIAALADGSTLSGDLTPEESKSWELGAKLDIPGRITASAALFTINKRNVLVSVGSGANTVYSIAGQVRSRGLELDASGQLTDQWSLIGSYAYTDAEDIKDNDPTLEGNRLQNVARHTGSLAVAYDFGNVLGGDQLRVGTGARYVGERAGDAANDFNLPGYTVADAFATYDTRIDGQKVKFQLNVKNLFDRTYYTSAASRFFVSLGDARQVSLSSTLEF, translated from the coding sequence ATGAAGTCGACGGCGGGCGGTTGGGTTAAACAGTGGCTGGGAGCCTCGGTGTTGGCAGTATCGGGGCTGGCGTTATTGCCCCTGAGCGTGGCGCAGGCGCAGACTCAACAGAACGCTCAGTTCACCTTTGCCCAGGCGGCCAAACCGCTGCCCCAGGCGCTGAGTGATTTCAGCCGGGTGACGGGGATCAGCGTGATCTACACCGATGAGGCACCCTACGGGCTGAACGCGCCTGCGGTCAGCGGCCAGATGAGTGCGCCCCAGGCCCTGCAACGCCTGCTCGGCAACAGCGGCTTTACCTTCCGCCAGATCGATGCGCGCACCCTGGCGCTTGAGCCCGTGCCTACCGAAGGCGCGGTCAATCTGGGCGCCACCACCATCAGCGGCGTTGGCCAGCAGGCCCAGGACAGCACCAGTTATCAGCCGCCACCCACCAGTTCGGTGATGCGTTCGCGCGCGCCGCTGCTGGAAACCCCGCAAACCGTCAACGTGGTGCCCGCCCAAGTGCTGCGCGACCAGACCCCGCGCAACCTGGATGACGCCCTGGGCAATATCAGCGGCATCACTCAGGCCAACACCTTGGCCAGTACCCAGGACGCGGTGATGCTGCGCGGCTTTGGCGACAACCGTAACGGCTCGATCATGCGCGACGGCATGCCGGTGGTGCAGGGCCGTGCGCTGAACGCCACGGCCGAACGCGTCGAAGTGCTCAAAGGCCCGTCGTCGTTGTTGTATGGCATCCAGGACCCGGGCGGCGTGGTGAATATCGTCAGCAAAAAGCCAGAGTTGGTTCAGTCCACCGCCCTGACCGTACGCGGCTCCACCTTCGGCGACGGCAAGAACGGCAGCGGCGGCAGCCTCGATACCACCGGCCCGATTGGCGACAGCGGCCTGGCGTATCGGCTGATCGTCGATCATGAAGACGAAGACTATTGGCGCAACTTCGGTACACACCGCGAGACCCTGGTGGCGCCGTCCCTGGCCTGGTTTGGCGACAGCACCCAGTTGTTGTTCGCCTACGAGCACCGCGAATTTCTCTCGCCGTTCGATCGGGGTACCGCCATCGACAAGTCCAACCACCCGTTGGACATCCCATCCACCCGCCGCCTGGATGAACCCTTCAACAACATGGAGGGCCGGTCCGACCTGTACCGCTTCGAAGCCGACCATGACCTGAATGACGACTGGAAGGCCCACTTCGGCTACAGCTGGAACCGCGAAACCTACGACGCCAGCCAAGTGCGCGTCAGTGCCGTGAATACCAACGGCACCCTGACGCGCAGGATGGATGGCACCCAGGGCGCGATCACCACCGACCGCTTCACCACCGCCAGCCTCGAAGGCAAGGTCAATGTGTTCGGCCTGCAGAACGACCTGGTGTTCGGCCTGGACGACGAGTACCGCAAGATCTACCGCGCCGACCTGATCCGGCAGAACTCGCGCGGCCCCTTCAACTACAATAATCCGGTGTACGGCAACGAAGTCGCGGGCACCACCGTCAGCGCCGCCGACAGCGCCCAGACCGACCTGCTGCGCAGCGACTCGCTGTTCTTCCAGGACGCGATTCACCTCACCGACCAATGGATTTTCGTCGCCGGTGCGCGCTATCAGATGTACGACCAGTACGCCGGCAAGGGCGTGCCGTTCAAGGCCAACACCGACGGCAACGGCCAGGCCTGGGTGCCGCGCGCCGGCCTGGTGTATCGCTACACCGACGAGCTGTCGTTCTATGGCAGCTACACCGAGTCGTTCAAGCCCAACTCCACCATCGCCGCACTGGCCGATGGCAGCACCTTGAGCGGTGACCTGACGCCGGAGGAGTCCAAATCCTGGGAACTGGGGGCCAAGCTCGACATTCCAGGGCGCATCACCGCCAGCGCGGCGTTGTTCACGATCAACAAGCGCAATGTGCTGGTGTCGGTGGGTTCTGGCGCGAACACGGTCTACAGCATCGCCGGCCAGGTGCGCTCCCGTGGTCTGGAACTCGACGCCAGCGGCCAGTTGACCGACCAGTGGAGCCTGATCGGCAGCTACGCCTACACCGATGCTGAAGACATCAAGGACAACGATCCGACGCTTGAAGGCAACCGCCTGCAAAACGTCGCCAGGCACACCGGTTCGCTGGCGGTGGCCTATGACTTCGGCAACGTCCTGGGTGGCGATCAATTGCGCGTGGGCACTGGCGCGCGCTACGTGGGCGAACGCGCAGGCGACGCGGCCAACGACTTCAACCTGCCGGGCTACACCGTGGCGGACGCGTTCGCCACCTACGACACCCGGATCGATGGGCAGAAGGTCAAGTTCCAGCTCAACGTGAAGAACCTGTTCGACCGCACCTATTACACTTCGGCGGCGAGCCGGTTTTTTGTGTCGTTGGGTGATGCGCGGCAGGTCTCGCTTTCAAGCACTCTGGAATTCTAA
- a CDS encoding glutathione S-transferase family protein, giving the protein MSELILHHYPTSPFAEKARLLLGFKGLSWRSVHISPVMPKPDLTALTGGYRKTPVLQVGADIYCDTALIARRLEQEKAAPALFPLGQEMITQAFATWADSVVFTHAVSLVFQPESVAVRFGKLPPEAIKAFIADRAALFSGGTASKLPAELAKHQWPAIMARLEQQLQREPGAYLFGAPSIADFAMAHPLWFLKATPVTAPLVDAYPAVVAWLERVLGFGHGTASPMSAEQALDIARDATPAALPDERFEDLNGFRAGQQVTISAIDYGVDPVAGQLLFAGREALILRRTDPRAGTVHVHFPRFGFRLQAQ; this is encoded by the coding sequence ATGTCTGAGCTGATCCTGCACCACTACCCCACATCCCCCTTCGCGGAAAAAGCTCGGCTGTTGCTGGGCTTCAAAGGCTTGTCCTGGCGTTCGGTGCATATCTCGCCGGTGATGCCCAAACCGGACCTGACCGCCCTGACCGGTGGCTACCGTAAAACCCCGGTGCTGCAGGTCGGCGCCGACATCTATTGCGACACTGCCCTGATCGCGCGTCGCCTGGAACAGGAAAAAGCCGCGCCGGCGCTGTTCCCGCTGGGCCAGGAAATGATCACCCAGGCCTTCGCCACCTGGGCCGACAGCGTGGTATTCACCCATGCGGTGAGCCTGGTGTTCCAGCCCGAGTCGGTGGCGGTGCGCTTCGGCAAATTGCCGCCTGAAGCGATCAAGGCGTTTATTGCCGACCGCGCCGCGCTGTTCAGTGGCGGCACCGCGAGCAAACTCCCGGCAGAATTGGCCAAGCACCAGTGGCCGGCGATCATGGCGCGCTTGGAGCAGCAACTGCAGCGTGAGCCGGGGGCTTACCTGTTCGGCGCGCCGTCGATTGCCGACTTCGCCATGGCCCACCCGTTGTGGTTCCTCAAGGCGACGCCGGTCACCGCGCCGTTGGTGGATGCCTATCCGGCGGTGGTGGCGTGGCTGGAGCGGGTCCTCGGCTTCGGACATGGCACGGCGAGCCCGATGAGCGCCGAGCAGGCCCTGGACATTGCGCGCGACGCGACGCCGGCAGCGCTGCCGGATGAACGCTTTGAAGACCTGAATGGCTTCCGGGCCGGCCAGCAGGTGACCATCAGCGCAATCGATTACGGCGTCGATCCGGTCGCCGGCCAATTGCTGTTTGCCGGGCGCGAGGCGCTGATCCTGCGCCGCACCGACCCTCGCGCTGGCACCGTGCATGTGCATTTCCCGCGCTTCGGTTTCCGCCTCCAGGCGCAATAA
- a CDS encoding GIY-YIG nuclease family protein: MTDLSDPKPWFVYLVRAANGALYCGISNDPVRRFASHQSGKGARFFLSSPAVALVYTEQCASKGEALRQERLIKKLKKSAKECLAASGSLV, from the coding sequence GTGACTGACCTTTCCGACCCCAAACCCTGGTTCGTCTACCTGGTGCGCGCCGCCAATGGCGCGCTGTATTGCGGCATCAGCAACGACCCGGTGCGCCGCTTCGCTTCACACCAGAGCGGCAAGGGCGCGCGGTTCTTCCTGTCCAGCCCGGCAGTCGCGCTGGTGTACACCGAGCAATGCGCGAGCAAGGGCGAAGCATTGCGCCAGGAGCGCTTGATCAAGAAGCTGAAGAAAAGCGCCAAGGAGTGCCTCGCGGCGAGTGGCTCATTGGTTTGA
- a CDS encoding nuclear transport factor 2 family protein — protein MSDTHNALITRFYEAFQRLDAEAMAACYTDDVVFSDPAFGELRGRDAGDMWRMLTTRAKDFSLTFDHVRSDDTTGSAHWVATYLFSATGNTVVNDIGARFVFRDGKICEHHDHFDLWRWSRQALGVKGLLLGWSPALKNAVRAQARNGLKAFQAGR, from the coding sequence ATGAGTGACACCCATAACGCCCTGATCACCCGCTTCTACGAGGCCTTCCAGCGCCTCGACGCCGAAGCCATGGCCGCCTGCTACACCGACGACGTGGTGTTCAGCGACCCGGCCTTCGGCGAGTTGCGCGGCCGCGATGCCGGCGATATGTGGCGCATGCTCACCACCCGCGCCAAGGACTTTTCCCTGACCTTCGACCATGTGCGCAGTGATGACACCACCGGCAGCGCGCATTGGGTGGCGACCTACCTGTTCAGCGCCACCGGCAACACGGTGGTCAACGATATCGGCGCACGTTTCGTGTTTCGCGATGGCAAGATTTGCGAGCACCACGATCACTTCGACCTGTGGCGCTGGTCGCGCCAGGCGTTGGGCGTCAAGGGGCTGCTGTTGGGCTGGTCGCCGGCGCTGAAGAATGCCGTACGTGCCCAGGCGCGCAACGGCTTGAAGGCATTCCAGGCCGGTCGTTGA
- a CDS encoding DUF1120 domain-containing protein: protein MKLSIISAALLLAGASNVWAASSVDLSVKGLIIPAACTPTLSAGGVVDHGKISFKDLSWNLYNVLPVATLQLNVNCDAPTLVAIKGRDNRAGSSAADPIGQPNYGLGLVNGDKKLGWYLLKTANGQADGVDRPVIESNDGASWTDASYPGVVWQVGGMRALSASTGSDAAPLPVEAMTLDILIETTMVPAYLIPAGQEVPLDGSATLEVIYL, encoded by the coding sequence ATGAAACTTTCAATTATCAGTGCGGCGTTGTTATTGGCGGGTGCGTCTAATGTATGGGCGGCGTCCAGCGTGGATTTAAGCGTTAAGGGCTTGATCATTCCGGCTGCGTGTACGCCGACGTTGTCGGCGGGCGGAGTGGTGGACCACGGCAAGATATCCTTCAAGGATCTGAGCTGGAACCTGTACAACGTGCTACCTGTCGCAACTTTGCAACTGAACGTCAACTGCGACGCGCCGACATTGGTGGCGATCAAGGGGCGCGACAATCGAGCCGGCAGTTCAGCTGCGGACCCGATCGGTCAGCCGAACTATGGATTGGGTCTGGTCAACGGTGACAAAAAACTCGGCTGGTACCTGCTCAAGACGGCTAACGGTCAAGCTGATGGCGTGGATCGACCGGTGATTGAGTCCAACGATGGCGCCAGTTGGACGGATGCGTCCTACCCAGGCGTGGTCTGGCAGGTCGGTGGCATGCGTGCCCTGAGCGCCAGTACCGGTAGCGACGCCGCGCCGCTGCCCGTGGAGGCGATGACGCTGGATATTTTGATCGAAACGACGATGGTCCCGGCTTACTTGATACCGGCCGGCCAGGAAGTGCCCCTGGATGGCAGCGCGACGCTGGAAGTGATCTACCTCTGA
- a CDS encoding response regulator transcription factor, giving the protein MIRIIIADDHPIVRVGQKVVIEASGKCIVVGEANGPDQLLALLQTTPCDVVVTDFAMPGDQQADGYGLLGLLQRQYPKLPVIMVTMFANVATLRAALSHGAKAVLAKSASALELPQAIRTVVQGRTFISECLRVQLDQAHPAQSIQEPKLSGKEQEVVRMLASGMTVTQIAAQVNRSISTISKQKSTAMQRLCISTDVDLFAYARDVGMVP; this is encoded by the coding sequence ATGATCCGCATCATTATTGCCGACGACCACCCTATTGTTCGGGTCGGGCAAAAAGTAGTTATTGAAGCGAGCGGCAAGTGCATTGTGGTAGGCGAGGCCAATGGCCCCGACCAACTGCTGGCCTTACTCCAGACCACGCCCTGCGATGTGGTTGTGACTGACTTTGCCATGCCGGGTGACCAGCAAGCCGACGGCTACGGTTTATTGGGCCTGCTGCAACGGCAGTACCCGAAACTGCCGGTGATCATGGTGACCATGTTCGCCAACGTCGCCACCCTGCGTGCCGCGCTGTCCCACGGGGCCAAGGCGGTGCTGGCCAAAAGCGCCTCGGCGCTGGAATTGCCCCAGGCCATCCGCACGGTGGTGCAGGGCCGTACGTTTATCAGTGAGTGTTTGCGCGTGCAACTGGATCAGGCCCACCCGGCGCAATCGATCCAGGAACCGAAGCTTTCGGGCAAGGAGCAGGAGGTGGTGAGGATGTTGGCCAGCGGCATGACCGTCACCCAGATCGCTGCGCAAGTCAATCGCAGTATTTCGACGATCAGCAAGCAGAAAAGTACGGCGATGCAACGCTTGTGTATTTCCACGGATGTTGATTTGTTTGCTTATGCGCGGGATGTGGGAATGGTGCCGTGA